The following is a genomic window from Deinococcus sp. LM3.
AGTTGCTGCGCCTCGCGCGGCTTCAGGCGGCGGCGGCGGGCGCAGCGCGGCGGCGAGTCGGTGAGCGGCAGTTCGAGGCGCTCCTCGCGGGGGACGCCTCACCATTACCGCCCGGCGAGGGCTTCACGGTCGCCGCGCTGCGCCTGGACGGCCCGCCACCCCGTTCCGCACGCACGCGGGAGGCCCGCACGGCGCAGCTGGACGTGCTGTGCAGCGTCGGCGAGGGCTTCTTCTACCGGAGGGGCCTGACCTGCCTGACCGCCGTGCGCGCCCAGGGGGACAGTGACGTGGCCGTGTGGCTGTGGCCCACGGCCGATCCTGCCGGGGCGGCCGGTCTACACGAGGCGCTGGTGAACGCCACCACCGCCTCCTTCCGGCTGGGCGTCAGCCGGGCGCACGTGGGGGCGGCGAGCGCACCGGACGCGCTGCGCGAGGCGGCGCAGGCCCTCGCGCACGCCGGGCCGCGCGGGGCCGCCACGTTCACGCAGCCGGACCCGCTGCGGCCCCTGCTGGACAGCCCGGAACGCGCCGCGCACGCCGCCGACTGGCAGGCCCGCCTGCGCGCCGGGGATCCGGACGGGAAACTGGCCGATACCCTGCGCGCCTACCTGACGCACCAGGGGTCACTGGGCGACCTTGCCCGGAACCTGAACGTGCACGTGAACACCCTGCGGTACCGCCTGCGCCGCGCCGAGGAGCTGCTGGGCGGACAGTTGATTGACCCGGCCTTCGTCGCGCGGCTGTACCTCGCCTTCCAGCCGTCGCCCTGACGGCGCGCCCGGCCAGGGTTGGGCGCGCCGGAGCCACGTACACTGGGAAACGTCTTCGTACGCGACTGCCCCCGGTTCCTTCCTCTGTTTCCTCCTGCGAGGTGATTTATGACGCAACTTCAGCCCGGCGAGAAACGCCCCCTGTCCGACTTCATTTCCGGTATGCGCCTGCGGGTGCAGGTCACGCACGACCTGCCGCAGGCCGACGTGAGTGTGTTCGGCCTGGACGGCGACCGTCAGCTGCGTGACGACCGGTACTTCGTGTTCTACAACCAGCTCGTCAGCCCCGGCCGCGAGGTGACCCTGCACCTGGACGGGGGCCGCGCCACCTTCGACCTGGACCTCGCCGCCCTGCCGCCCGGGATAGAGCGGCTGGTGTTCGTGATCTCGCACGACAGCGCCCCCATGAGCCGCCTGGGGCAGCTGCGCCTGAGCGTGCAGGACCCGCAGGGCGCGGAGCGGGCCACCGTGGTTCTCGGCGGCGCCCAGTTCACGGCGGAGCGGGCCGTGATGATCGCGGAACTGTACCGGCACACCAGCGGGTGGCGACTGGGCAGCGTCGCGCAGGGCTTCCAGGGCGGACTGGACTCGCTGCTGGGGTACTTCGGCGGGCAGGTGGCCGGCGAGCCGGCGCCCGCACCGGCCAGCCCGCCCGTCGTTCCACCACCGGCGGCGCCTTTCGTCCCGACGCCTGCTCCGGCCCCCACGCCCGCGCCGGCCCCCACACCTGCTCCGGCCCCGGTGCCGCCCACCCCGCCTGCGCCCCCGGCAGACACCGGGCAGGGCAGCAGCGTCGCGGACTTCCTGCGCCGCAGCGCCGAGCAGGACCGGCCGGGCGACGTGTTCGAACTGGAAAGCAGCAAGATGCTGGAAGTCAAGGTCAACGGCCGCGTCTGGAGCAAGATCGGCGCGATGGTTGCGTACCGGGGCCGCCTGGAATTCAAACGGTCGAGCACCCTGCGTGACCTCGTGGGGGGCCTGCGGTCGGGCGGCGGGATGGGCGCGCTGCTGGGCGCGGCCATGCGCATGGGCAGCGGCGAGATGGGCCCCCTGGTCAGCATCGAGGGGCAGGGCGTGTGTTACCTCGCCGATCAGGGCAAGGAGATCTCGATCATCCGCCTGCAGGGCGACGCCCTGAACGTGAACGGCAAGGACCTGCTGGCCTTCGAGGACACCATCACGCACGAGATCACCATGCAGCGCTCGGTGGCGGGCATGGTGGCCGGCGGGATGTTCAGCGTGCAGGTACGCGGGCACGGTCTGGTCGCCATCCTGAGCCACGGCAAGCCCCTGACCCTGCGTGTCACGCCGAACGAACCGATCTTCACGGACCCGAACGCCACCATCGCCTGGAGTGAACATCTGCGCCCGGACCTGCGCGTCAACCAGGATCTGCGCTCCATGTTCGGACGGGGCGGCGGCGAAACCCTCCAGATGGCCTTCCAGGGAGACGGGTTCGTGGTCGTGCAACCGTACGAGGAAGCCTCGGCCATGGAGAACCTGCCCAGCCACTGAGTCTGGCCTCCACAGAACTGTCAAACACGATAGGCGGACCCATTCACAGGTCCGCCTATCGTGTTTGACGGGAGCCACTCTATCCATACATCTGCGCGGCGACCGGCCGGGCTCGCCCGATTTACTCGGCAGCTTTGGCGGAGCAGAGCAGGTAAAAGACTGAAAGGAACACTACCGATTTACTCGGTAGTTTGTTTTTGACTGTTCGGGGCGAATCGAGCGCAAATACCGCTCTAGAGGGACATTTTCGCCTTTTTTGAACCTGCCGAGTAAATCGGTAGTCGTGGCAGTAGCAGGCCCGATTTACTCGGCTTTTTGGGCAGGTTATCCACAGGCAAAGCCCGATTTACTCGGCAGGTTGGCATTTGGAAGGCGTGCGAGACCCCCGATTTACTCGGCTTTTTGGGCAGGTTATCCACAGGCAAAGCCCGATTTACTCGGCAGGTTCAGTGGTTGGTGAACCGGGTCAGAGCCCGATTTACTCGGCAGGTTCGTCTGCCAAAAGCCCGATTTACTCGGCAGAACTACCGATTTACTCGGCAGGTTCGGTAGAGTTATCCACAGAAAAAGCCCGATTTACTCGGCAGGTTCGATTGAAGAACGTCGTCTGGCACGCAGGTTGCCCCCGCTCCCTTGTTGTTGTTGTTAACAACATTTTTTTAATCTTTTAAAAACAAACAAAAACAACCAACAACAAGGGGACTCGAAACCGCCCTGATCTGTTGCTTCTTGCCGGCGCGACCTGGGTTCCTGAATCGGGTGTGACTGGCTGGTAGAGTGCGGACTGAGGACTTCCCGATATGCCACGCCCCCGCAAGAAAGTGACGGTCCCGCCCCAGCGTCCCGCTGAGATCACGCGCTTCGACGAGGCGAACTCCGCGCGCCTGGGTCTGATCTGCGTGCAGGAACGCATTCCCAGCGATTACACCCGCTGGGACCACGAGTGGACGGTCGAGGACCGCACCGCCCGCCTGACCTGCATCTCGCCCAGCGAGTACGGGGGCGTTCCGCACGGTCTGGACGGCGATTTCGCGACTACCCTGAATCTGATGTACCTCGAGCAGGGCTCACCGGATTCCGGCGAAGTGAACACCACTGCGTACCAGCTGCTCAGCAAGTCCGGTTTCCCGGACAGCGGCCAGTACTACCAGGCACTTCAGGAATCTCTGGACCGTCTCAAGGGCGCCACGTACGCCGCCAGTGAATCCTGGCGCGACAAACGCTACGACCGCTGGACGACCGTCAAGTTCAACATCATCGAACAGATCGACGCGGACACGGCGGGCGGTCTGACGTTCGGGTCGGGCACGCTGCTGCGCATCCGGCTGGCGCGGCCGGTGGTGCAGAGCCTGCGGGCGCAGTACGTCAAGCCGCTGGACATGACCTTCGTGCAGAGCCTCAACCGGTCCCTGACTCGTAGCCTGTACCGCATCCTGGACGCCCGCCGGTACGATCCGGTGCACCTGAGCGAACCGGTGACAGTCCTGCACATTCCGCTTCAGCAGTGGGCGCGGGAGTGCAAGCTGCTGGAGACCATGCCTGCCCGCATCAAACGCAACCTGGACGGCGCGCATCAGGAACTGATCGACCGGGGGTACCTGCGCAGCGTCACGTACGAGGGCACGCGACTGAGCACCGCCATCGTGTACGAATTCGGTGACGTGCAGGTCAATCCGCCGGCCCCCGAACCGAGCCTGCAGGTGATCGCGGACTCGCCGCTGGTCGAGGCGCTGTGCCGCGAGGGTGTGGTGTTACCCGTGGCGCGCAAGCTGGTGCACCAGTACGGCGAACTGCACGTCACGACCCGCCTGGAGGCCTTCCAGTCGCTGCTGAGTAGCGGGTACTCCCCCAAGAAACGCTCGGCGCTGCTGGTCGACGTGATCAAGGATGAGGACGGCAAGTACACGGCGGTGGTGCAGGGTCTGCCTGCCCTGACCGGGAAACTGGAAACGCAGACGCCGGTGGGAGAGCGGGCCAGTCGGACGAGGAAGGCGGCAGGTGCGCAGTCCACGGAACTCGACGAGTTGACCGAGCGGATGAATTCAGAGTTCAGTGCCCTGCCGCGCGACGAGCAGGCGGCGCGCGCCCTGACGCAGGTGCGGATGTTCGTGGGCCGTGAGCTGCGCGAACATCACCTGCGGGGCCTGATGGCCGCCATGCTGTCCGGTGAGGCCGACCCGCTGGAGGTGCAGCGGGAAGTGATCCGCGCGGCCAGTGAACTGCGCCTGCCGGAATTCGCCCAGCGGCTCCGCGAAACGCACGAGCCTGGGAACGGATAGTCGCGGATTCCTGAGCGTACGCTGGCCCTGTTAGGGTCTGTGCGGCGCTGTCAGGCCACTGGAGGGTCTTCCGGGGCCCAGGTTCGACAGGGTTGTCGGGATGGGGATTTGCAGGGGCTTTAACGGGCCTTACAGCGCCGCTCTGGTGAACTGAGGGTGGATATGAATTCACGTGTGTCGGCTGCGACCATCTCATCCCTCTTGCCAATGAGGCCTCAACCTCTCCCCTGCTTGTTACTGAAATCCATGCCTGGAACAGCGTTCGTCTGACTCGAACCGGCTGGCTGTGAGTGGGGATTGACACAGGGCGGGGTGGGTGCCACAGTGGTTTTGTAACCGCTTACATTCTTCGGGCCGCCGGGCCCGGATGTCCTTCCGATCTGGTGCACCGGGTTCCGGAAGGCGATGTTGTTCGCACTGTCTTTGTAACCGGTTACAAAAGAATCGAGTCCACCCATCCACACTCCCCTCCCCGCCAGGCGGCAAAGGTCGGCACAATCACTTCATGAATCCAGGCACCCGCACCACCATCGACGACATCGCCCGCGAAGCCGGCGTCAGCAAGGGCACGGTCAGCCGCGTCCTGAACGGTCACCCGACCGTCGCCGACCGCACCCGCGCCCGCGTGCAGGCCGTCATGGCCCGCCTGGACTACGCCCCCGACCCCGCTGCCCGCCACCTCAGCTGGCGCACCGGCCAGACCCTCGGCCTGTCCCTCGACCGCGACGACCCCATCCTGCACCCCTACCACGTCCTGCTGCGCCGCGCCCTGGAAAGCCAGACCGCCCCGCAGGGCGTGCAGCTCGTGGACCTGCGCGCCGACCTGACCCGCATGGCCCGGCTGCCCAGCGCCGTCCTGGTCATGCACGCCGTCGAGGGCGACCCCCGACCCGCGTACCTGCGTTCACGCGGCGTGCCCTGCGTCCTGATCGGGCATCAGCCCGGCGAGTTCTGGGTCGCGCCGGAGGACGTGGGCGGCGCCCGCCTCGCCACCGAACACCTGATCCGCGCCGGACACCACCAGCTGGCCTTCCTGGGCCGCGGCGACAGTCAGGTCGCCCAGGACCGCGAGCGCGGCTGCCGCGACAGCGCCCGCGCCGCCGGACTGGACGTGCAGGCCATCGCCAGCGACTTCACGGTTCTCGGCGGGTACCGCGCCGTCCGCCGCGCCTGGGAGACCGGCACGCGCTTCACCGGCCTGTTCGCCCAGAGCGACGAGAGCGCCGCCGGAGCCGTGGCCGCCCTCGAAGACCTGGGCGTGAACGTCCCCGGTCAGGTCAGCGTGGTGGGCTTCGACGGCCTGCCGGAACTGCCGATCCGCCAGACGCTCACCACCGTCGCGCAGGACATCCCCCGCATCGCCGCCACCGCCCTGGCCCTCGTGCAGGACGCCATCAGCGGCCAGCCCGCCAGGGGCGAATTCATTCCCGTG
Proteins encoded in this region:
- a CDS encoding AIM24 family protein yields the protein MTQLQPGEKRPLSDFISGMRLRVQVTHDLPQADVSVFGLDGDRQLRDDRYFVFYNQLVSPGREVTLHLDGGRATFDLDLAALPPGIERLVFVISHDSAPMSRLGQLRLSVQDPQGAERATVVLGGAQFTAERAVMIAELYRHTSGWRLGSVAQGFQGGLDSLLGYFGGQVAGEPAPAPASPPVVPPPAAPFVPTPAPAPTPAPAPTPAPAPVPPTPPAPPADTGQGSSVADFLRRSAEQDRPGDVFELESSKMLEVKVNGRVWSKIGAMVAYRGRLEFKRSSTLRDLVGGLRSGGGMGALLGAAMRMGSGEMGPLVSIEGQGVCYLADQGKEISIIRLQGDALNVNGKDLLAFEDTITHEITMQRSVAGMVAGGMFSVQVRGHGLVAILSHGKPLTLRVTPNEPIFTDPNATIAWSEHLRPDLRVNQDLRSMFGRGGGETLQMAFQGDGFVVVQPYEEASAMENLPSH
- a CDS encoding replication initiator protein A; translated protein: MPRPRKKVTVPPQRPAEITRFDEANSARLGLICVQERIPSDYTRWDHEWTVEDRTARLTCISPSEYGGVPHGLDGDFATTLNLMYLEQGSPDSGEVNTTAYQLLSKSGFPDSGQYYQALQESLDRLKGATYAASESWRDKRYDRWTTVKFNIIEQIDADTAGGLTFGSGTLLRIRLARPVVQSLRAQYVKPLDMTFVQSLNRSLTRSLYRILDARRYDPVHLSEPVTVLHIPLQQWARECKLLETMPARIKRNLDGAHQELIDRGYLRSVTYEGTRLSTAIVYEFGDVQVNPPAPEPSLQVIADSPLVEALCREGVVLPVARKLVHQYGELHVTTRLEAFQSLLSSGYSPKKRSALLVDVIKDEDGKYTAVVQGLPALTGKLETQTPVGERASRTRKAAGAQSTELDELTERMNSEFSALPRDEQAARALTQVRMFVGRELREHHLRGLMAAMLSGEADPLEVQREVIRAASELRLPEFAQRLRETHEPGNG
- a CDS encoding helix-turn-helix domain-containing protein, translating into MRVTLAALRGALNLSSTAGDELLPDAEAAVRALPDVPAVDVRAAFARLQADSLRPHLPGLRALLDDAQRALTHPQPEVTLARWLAGVTGGEVTVRASWGDVVAHAGHVPDGAELTEVPLAFERRPVGTLQLRAAPGWADLAALIAELLRLARLQAAAAGAARRRVGERQFEALLAGDASPLPPGEGFTVAALRLDGPPPRSARTREARTAQLDVLCSVGEGFFYRRGLTCLTAVRAQGDSDVAVWLWPTADPAGAAGLHEALVNATTASFRLGVSRAHVGAASAPDALREAAQALAHAGPRGAATFTQPDPLRPLLDSPERAAHAADWQARLRAGDPDGKLADTLRAYLTHQGSLGDLARNLNVHVNTLRYRLRRAEELLGGQLIDPAFVARLYLAFQPSP
- a CDS encoding LacI family DNA-binding transcriptional regulator, which encodes MNPGTRTTIDDIAREAGVSKGTVSRVLNGHPTVADRTRARVQAVMARLDYAPDPAARHLSWRTGQTLGLSLDRDDPILHPYHVLLRRALESQTAPQGVQLVDLRADLTRMARLPSAVLVMHAVEGDPRPAYLRSRGVPCVLIGHQPGEFWVAPEDVGGARLATEHLIRAGHHQLAFLGRGDSQVAQDRERGCRDSARAAGLDVQAIASDFTVLGGYRAVRRAWETGTRFTGLFAQSDESAAGAVAALEDLGVNVPGQVSVVGFDGLPELPIRQTLTTVAQDIPRIAATALALVQDAISGQPARGEFIPVQLLPGATVAPPPGGTP